One Streptosporangium becharense genomic window, CATGTGCTCGACGCCGCCGGCGATGGCGACGTCGTAGGCGCCGAAGGCGATGCCGCCGGCGACCGTGGTCACCGCGGTCATCGCGCCGGCGCACATGCGGTCGATCGCGTAGCCGGGCACGCTCTTGGGCAGCCCGGCCAGTACCGCCGCGGAACGGCCGATGGTCAGGCCCTGGTCGCCGATCTGCGTGGTGGCCGCGATGGCCACCTCGTCGACGCGCTCCGGAGGCAGGCTCGGATTACGCCGCATCAGTTCGCGGATGACGCGGATCACCAGGTCGTCGGCGCGGGTCTCGGCGTACAGGCCCTTGGGGCCCGACTTGCCGAAGGGTGTGCGCACACCGTCGACGAATACGACGTCACGAGACGAAGGCACGGGGTTCGCTCCTCGTTGCTGGGTGGCTTCCCGACATATGCTACTCGCCGGTAACAAGACGTGACGCGTCCGGGCCCCGCGAGGCGAGTAGGTTGTCCTCGGCGGCGTGTGCAGGCATGACCCCCGTCCGGCCGAGTGTGCCCGGGGTGCGCGGGCCGCGCATCTCTGGCAGACTTGGAAAACGCTTTCCGGGAGGTTGTCGGTGGTCACGCTTGAGGATGTCGCCCGGCACGCGGGCGTCTCGCTCGCCACGGCGTCACGGGTGCTGAACGGCAGCACCCGGCAGGTGGGCGCCTCCCTGCGGGAGAAGGTGGAGGTGGCCGCGGCCCAGCTGGGCTACCGCACCAACGTGGCCGCCCAGACCCTCGCCCGCGGAGCCAGCAACGTGATCGGCCTGGTGGTGCACGACCTCACCGACCCGTACTTCGCCGCGATCGCCGACGGCGCCATGCGCGTCGCCGAGCGGCAGGGACTGATGGTCATGGTCGGTACCACGCACCGCGACCCCCAGCGGGAGATCGCCTACGTCTCGACCCTGAACGCGCAGCGGGTCCGCGCCGTACTGCTGGCCGGGTCCCGGCTCACCGACACGCAGGTGACCCGCCGGCTCCGCGAGGAGCTCGACCGCTACCGCGAGACCGGCGGCCGGGTGGCGTGCGTCGGCCAGGACATGCTCGGGGTCGACACCGTGGCGCCGGGCAACCGCGAGGGTGCCGCCGCGCTCGCCCGTGCCCTGGCCGGGCTCGGGCACCGCGGCTTCGCGATCCTCGCTGGCCCCGAAGGGCTGATCACCGCCCGCGACCGGGTGGCCGGGTTCACCGAGGAGCTCCACCGGCTGGGCCTGCCCGATCCGCTCGTGCTGCACGGCTCCTTCGACCGCGACGGCGGCTACGGGGCGGCCACCCGGGTCTCCGGGGTCACCTGCGTCTTCGCCGTCAACGACGTGATGGCGGTGGGTGCGCTCGCCGCCTTCCGCGACCGGGGGATCCGGGTGCCCGAGGACGTCTCGGTGGCGGGCTTCGACGACATCTTCACCCTGCGGGACCTGGTCCCCGCCCTGTCCACCGTGCGTCTCCCCCTCGCCGACATGGGCGCCCGCGCGCTGGAGCTGGCCCTCGACGCGGCCGAGGAGGCCAGGGTCGAGGGGGTGGCCGGCGAGGTCGTGCTGCGCGCGAGCACCCGCGCTCTCGGCTGACGGCGGGCCTGGTCGACGGTGGGGCCGGCTGGCGGTGGCTCGGTCGACGGCGGGCCTGGCTGACGGTGGGCCCGGTTGGCGGCGGGGCCGGCTGACGGTGGCCTGGCTGACGGTGGGCCCGGTTGGCGGCGGGGCCGGTCCCGGGAAGCCCAGGCCGGAGCGGTCCCGGAGAGATCCCGGCCCCGGAGGTTTCCCCGCGGCCGGGCCCGCCCGCGGTGTCAGCCTCCGACGAGCTCGCCGAACCTGGCCTTGACCAGGGCCAGCACCTCGTCGGGGTCGGCCGCCCACACGTCGGCGTTGAAGATCTCCACCTCGATGTCCCCGGTGTACCCCGCCTCGGCCACCGCCCCGGTCAGCGGCGCGAAGTCGATCACACCGTCGCCCATCACGCCCCGGCCGAGCAACACGTCCGCCGGGAGCGGTGAGAGGAAGTCGCACACCTGGTAGCTCGCGATCCGGCCCGCGGCCCTGGCGATCTGCGCCATGACCTGCGGGTCCCACCACACGTGGAAGGTGTCGACGACGACGCCGACCTGCTCGGGAGGATGCGGTTCGGCGAGGTCCAGCGCCTGGCCGAGCGTGGACAGCACGGCCCGGTCGGCGCAGTACATCGGGTGGAGCGGTTCGAGCGCGAGCCGCACCCCGCGCTCGCCCGCGTACGGGGCCAGCTCGGCCAGCGCCTCGGCGACCCGTTCCCGCGCGGCGGGCAGGTCACGGGAGATCGTGCCCAGCGGCTCGCCGGGGACCACGCCGGGCAGCCCGCCGACCACCATGACCAGGCACGCGGCCCCCAGCTCCGCGGCCTCGTCGATCGCCCTGCGATTGTCGTCCAGGGCCTGCCGGCCGCCGGAGGTGAGGAA contains:
- a CDS encoding LacI family DNA-binding transcriptional regulator, whose amino-acid sequence is MVTLEDVARHAGVSLATASRVLNGSTRQVGASLREKVEVAAAQLGYRTNVAAQTLARGASNVIGLVVHDLTDPYFAAIADGAMRVAERQGLMVMVGTTHRDPQREIAYVSTLNAQRVRAVLLAGSRLTDTQVTRRLREELDRYRETGGRVACVGQDMLGVDTVAPGNREGAAALARALAGLGHRGFAILAGPEGLITARDRVAGFTEELHRLGLPDPLVLHGSFDRDGGYGAATRVSGVTCVFAVNDVMAVGALAAFRDRGIRVPEDVSVAGFDDIFTLRDLVPALSTVRLPLADMGARALELALDAAEEARVEGVAGEVVLRASTRALG
- a CDS encoding sugar phosphate isomerase/epimerase family protein; translated protein: MSRLSLNQWTTRRWSVAEAVDGCVRHGVEAIGLWRQDVTAQGLAETVKLVADAGLRVSSLCRGGFLTSGGRQALDDNRRAIDEAAELGAACLVMVVGGLPGVVPGEPLGTISRDLPAARERVAEALAELAPYAGERGVRLALEPLHPMYCADRAVLSTLGQALDLAEPHPPEQVGVVVDTFHVWWDPQVMAQIARAAGRIASYQVCDFLSPLPADVLLGRGVMGDGVIDFAPLTGAVAEAGYTGDIEVEIFNADVWAADPDEVLALVKARFGELVGG